A window of Borrelia sp. A-FGy1 contains these coding sequences:
- the recA gene encoding recombinase RecA, with translation MSKLKNQRETTSENNMSDKLNKEKAIELARIQIEKDFGKGSLIKMGESPVGRGIESISSGSILLDEAIGVGGYPKGRVVEIFGPESSGKTTLTLQAIAEVQRGGGIAAFIDAEHALDPAYARALGVNVDELWLSQPDTGEQALEIAEYLIRSGGVDLIVVDSVAALTPQAEIDGEMGDAHIGLQARLMSKALRKITGILSKSNSCMMFINQIRMRIGVMFGSPETTTGGNALKFYSSLRIEVRKIDQVTGNSSDDVIGNKIRVKIVKNKLAPPFRKVELVIYFGKGISREASILDASVKYGLIQKTGSWYSMRNDKLGQGRESVINYLTKEKEIANELESRLRKIIFENFTEDSFDVEELKVEQAKEN, from the coding sequence ATGTCAAAGTTAAAAAATCAAAGAGAAACTACTAGTGAAAATAATATGAGTGATAAGTTGAATAAAGAAAAAGCCATTGAGCTTGCTAGGATTCAAATAGAAAAAGATTTTGGAAAGGGAAGTCTTATTAAGATGGGAGAATCTCCTGTAGGTAGGGGTATTGAAAGTATATCTAGTGGCTCTATTTTGCTTGATGAGGCCATAGGTGTTGGAGGATATCCTAAGGGAAGGGTAGTGGAGATATTCGGGCCTGAATCTTCTGGTAAAACTACTTTAACTCTTCAAGCTATTGCTGAGGTACAAAGAGGGGGTGGTATAGCGGCTTTTATTGATGCTGAACATGCTCTTGATCCTGCTTATGCAAGAGCTTTAGGTGTAAATGTTGATGAACTTTGGCTGAGTCAGCCCGATACGGGAGAGCAGGCGCTTGAAATTGCTGAATATCTAATTAGAAGTGGAGGAGTTGATTTAATTGTTGTCGATTCTGTTGCTGCTTTAACACCGCAGGCGGAGATAGATGGAGAGATGGGAGATGCTCATATTGGACTTCAAGCAAGATTAATGAGTAAAGCTTTAAGAAAGATTACAGGAATATTATCTAAATCTAATTCTTGCATGATGTTTATTAATCAAATAAGAATGAGAATAGGCGTTATGTTTGGTAGTCCAGAGACTACTACAGGAGGTAATGCTTTAAAATTTTATTCTTCACTTCGCATTGAGGTTAGGAAAATTGACCAAGTTACGGGGAATTCTTCTGATGATGTTATTGGCAATAAAATAAGAGTTAAAATTGTCAAAAATAAATTAGCTCCTCCTTTCCGTAAAGTAGAGCTTGTTATTTATTTTGGTAAAGGTATTTCTCGTGAGGCTAGTATATTAGACGCTTCAGTTAAATATGGTTTGATACAAAAAACAGGTTCTTGGTATTCTATGAGAAATGATAAATTAGGGCAAGGGAGAGAGAGTGTTATTAATTATCTTACTAAAGAGAAAGAGATTGCCAATGAACTTGAGAGTAGACTTAGAAAGATAATTTTTGAAAATTTTACTGAAGATTCTTTTGATGTTGAAGAATTGAAAGTTGAGCAAGCAAAAGAAAATTAG
- the greA gene encoding transcription elongation factor GreA — protein sequence MSNITIEKLDNILQEDKWTRIVVNNYSLTKIKELDGLVEDIICKNLTEEALDICGKHLKDVKKSIAGLYVSGMLIYSRRPLNDMSLLTVLDLFSQNLKWSLVEHICNKMLLISENKHALYTLAKIYAQNNENDKLPDVWVRIVEADVDDTTFVRQLATYYENIDIQKSIYFFRKAIYRFIEKKQMSGIREVWNKLTRYVSDDFDSFLLILAKVEKELGFKKVVVLYEDLYEHYSASGNVDETIEILKGILKLDNKNQRARENLVLFLREKYKDVKNIEEYLEKSDIESLDKNFIDVYSDFEKYLFFAKGNFVYHQTWSVGIVKDVNDQGIVVDFVSKRGHFISFDMAISALSPLEKEDIRVLKAIKPKEELIENIKRDVEWALKIIIKSYKSIDLKGIKKELVPSLMTQNVWNAWSIKAKQILKDNPHFVMASGRIDCYIYNERASNFNEKVYDKFKVEKDFYKRYEIFINYCNVSGVERNLHVEEEMLNYFLIYVNNFTKVDHHVISSYVILKSLKNSESELALKINIEKDINLEVLLREYSKDIVDLFDSILSSEIKKELVSLIKEELANWVFYYKRLFPYSVNKKLIDALYKEDIGETEQLFNYIIKNYKIYKDAYIWLLKHHNSYSLNLAYTDSELLINLVKILADSIIKINNKNNSVSNKRIYKMVINLLIKDKYLSTSLSEIMNEELAKRLYMTCFYIKDFPPKDLLAIKTSIRTVFDNIEFEDEKIQMSGDKAEVGFLTILSSLNRKQKELQYLKDVEIPENSKEIGKARELGDLKENAEYHSAKERQQFLTKKMNSLMLEIDMAKVIDTKELQSSVVGFGTKVIIFNKDTEKEESYLIFGPWESNPDEGIISYKSPFGENLLDAKEGDHLDFVINETHFRYCVKKIEAARIN from the coding sequence ATGTCTAATATTACTATAGAAAAATTAGATAATATTTTGCAAGAAGATAAGTGGACAAGGATAGTTGTTAACAATTATTCTCTTACTAAGATAAAGGAATTAGATGGGTTAGTAGAAGATATCATTTGTAAAAATTTAACAGAAGAAGCTTTAGATATTTGCGGCAAGCATTTAAAAGATGTTAAAAAAAGTATTGCTGGTCTTTATGTTTCGGGTATGCTTATATATAGTAGGAGACCCCTTAATGATATGAGTTTGCTTACGGTTTTAGATTTATTTTCTCAGAATCTGAAGTGGTCTCTTGTTGAACACATATGTAATAAAATGCTTTTGATTTCTGAAAATAAACATGCGCTTTATACTCTTGCAAAGATATATGCTCAGAATAATGAGAATGATAAGCTGCCAGATGTGTGGGTTCGTATTGTTGAGGCTGATGTAGACGATACTACCTTTGTAAGACAGCTTGCCACTTATTATGAAAATATTGATATACAAAAATCTATATATTTTTTTAGAAAGGCTATTTATCGTTTTATTGAAAAAAAACAGATGTCAGGCATTCGTGAAGTATGGAATAAATTAACTCGATATGTTTCTGATGATTTTGACTCTTTTCTTCTTATATTGGCAAAGGTAGAAAAAGAACTTGGTTTTAAGAAAGTTGTAGTTCTTTATGAAGATTTATATGAGCATTATTCTGCAAGTGGAAATGTAGATGAGACAATAGAAATTTTAAAGGGAATTTTAAAACTAGACAATAAAAATCAGAGAGCAAGAGAAAATTTGGTTCTTTTTTTAAGAGAAAAGTATAAGGATGTTAAAAATATTGAAGAGTATCTTGAAAAGTCTGATATTGAAAGCTTAGATAAAAATTTTATTGATGTTTATTCTGATTTTGAAAAGTATTTATTTTTTGCTAAGGGTAATTTTGTATATCATCAAACTTGGTCTGTTGGAATAGTTAAAGATGTAAATGATCAAGGTATTGTTGTTGATTTTGTATCAAAGCGAGGACATTTTATTAGTTTTGATATGGCCATATCTGCTTTGTCTCCCCTTGAAAAAGAAGATATACGAGTTTTAAAGGCTATTAAACCAAAAGAAGAACTTATAGAAAATATTAAAAGAGATGTTGAATGGGCATTAAAGATTATTATTAAAAGCTATAAATCAATCGATCTTAAGGGAATAAAGAAAGAGCTTGTTCCAAGTTTGATGACTCAAAATGTATGGAATGCTTGGAGTATTAAAGCTAAGCAAATTTTAAAAGATAATCCTCATTTTGTAATGGCATCTGGCAGAATAGATTGCTATATATATAACGAAAGAGCTTCTAATTTTAATGAAAAAGTTTACGATAAATTTAAAGTAGAGAAAGATTTTTATAAGAGATATGAAATTTTTATTAATTATTGCAATGTAAGTGGCGTTGAAAGAAATTTACATGTTGAAGAAGAAATGCTTAATTATTTTTTAATTTATGTAAATAATTTTACAAAAGTTGATCATCATGTTATAAGTTCTTATGTAATACTTAAATCTTTAAAGAATTCTGAAAGTGAACTTGCTTTGAAGATTAATATTGAAAAGGATATTAATTTAGAGGTTCTTTTAAGGGAGTATTCTAAGGATATAGTGGATCTTTTTGATTCAATTTTGAGTTCAGAAATTAAGAAAGAATTGGTATCTTTGATTAAAGAAGAATTAGCTAATTGGGTTTTTTATTATAAAAGACTTTTCCCTTATTCTGTTAACAAAAAGTTAATTGATGCTCTTTATAAGGAAGATATAGGAGAAACAGAACAACTTTTTAATTATATTATAAAAAATTATAAAATATACAAAGACGCATATATTTGGCTTTTAAAGCATCATAATTCTTATTCTCTTAATTTAGCATATACCGATTCAGAGCTGTTAATAAATTTAGTTAAAATTTTAGCCGATAGCATTATTAAGATTAATAATAAAAATAATTCTGTTTCTAATAAGAGAATTTATAAGATGGTAATTAATCTTTTGATTAAGGATAAATATCTTAGTACATCTTTAAGTGAAATTATGAATGAAGAGCTTGCTAAAAGATTATATATGACTTGTTTTTATATAAAAGATTTTCCACCAAAGGATCTATTAGCCATTAAGACTTCAATAAGAACTGTGTTTGATAATATTGAATTTGAAGATGAGAAAATTCAAATGTCAGGAGATAAGGCTGAAGTAGGGTTTTTGACTATTTTGAGTTCTTTAAATAGAAAACAAAAGGAGTTGCAATATTTAAAGGATGTGGAGATACCTGAAAATTCTAAAGAAATTGGAAAGGCACGTGAACTTGGTGATTTGAAAGAAAATGCGGAGTATCACTCTGCAAAGGAAAGACAACAATTTTTAACAAAGAAAATGAATTCTCTTATGTTAGAAATAGATATGGCTAAGGTTATCGACACTAAAGAACTTCAAAGCTCTGTTGTTGGATTTGGAACAAAAGTCATTATTTTTAATAAGGATACAGAGAAAGAAGAATCTTATTTAATATTTGGACCTTGGGAGTCAAATCCAGATGAGGGTATTATTTCTTATAAATCTCCTTTTGGAGAAAATTTATTAGATGCTAAGGAAGGCGATCATCTTGATTTTGTAATAAATGAAACTCATTTTAGGTATTGTGTAAAAAAAATAGAGGCTGCTAGAATAAATTAG
- a CDS encoding tetratricopeptide repeat protein gives MSSEKITELIKDIYLNFRKGDFKVALMKSEEAHSLDFDNIEILTALKSSVYWNGQVESLDRIGKDYEKAEFLIREWNNFARRYLKKMNFDFVQGRNSIKYFVFHLCLEIYSNAYKLQPENLDILIKIAKSYKGMGNYEKAIAVFLQILGDAKENPDVVAELADSYALIDEIKEAKVLFREAFFINPQKIDIDSLESEMILKLIEAIKGERNVSDTLIKEWIPVYGTLNGVFNIKRELRPIELGHLKQSVYSLRNELKAKSYRSINESILLPRLINKYFWLIDHYVRIKEDRARIDEILSYIKEIDIGIYQQYVN, from the coding sequence GTGTCATCAGAAAAAATCACGGAATTAATTAAGGATATTTACTTAAACTTCAGAAAAGGTGACTTTAAGGTGGCTTTGATGAAATCGGAAGAAGCACATTCTCTTGATTTTGATAATATTGAAATTTTAACAGCTTTAAAAAGCTCTGTATATTGGAATGGTCAAGTTGAAAGTCTTGATAGGATAGGTAAAGATTATGAAAAAGCTGAATTTTTAATAAGGGAATGGAATAATTTTGCAAGAAGATATTTAAAAAAAATGAATTTTGATTTTGTTCAAGGGCGTAATTCAATTAAATATTTTGTATTTCATTTGTGTTTAGAGATATATAGTAATGCATATAAGTTGCAACCAGAAAACTTAGATATTTTAATAAAGATTGCCAAATCTTACAAAGGGATGGGCAATTATGAAAAAGCTATAGCCGTTTTTTTACAGATATTAGGAGATGCTAAAGAAAATCCAGATGTAGTAGCTGAGCTTGCTGATTCTTATGCTCTCATTGATGAAATTAAGGAAGCTAAAGTATTATTTAGAGAAGCTTTTTTTATTAATCCTCAAAAGATAGATATAGATTCACTTGAGTCTGAAATGATACTTAAATTGATAGAAGCCATTAAAGGTGAGAGAAATGTATCTGATACTCTTATTAAGGAGTGGATACCTGTTTACGGGACATTGAATGGTGTTTTTAATATAAAGAGAGAATTGAGACCTATTGAGCTTGGACATTTAAAGCAATCTGTATATAGTTTACGCAATGAGCTTAAAGCAAAATCATATAGATCAATAAATGAGAGCATATTGCTTCCAAGGCTTATTAATAAGTATTTTTGGCTTATTGACCATTATGTTAGGATAAAAGAAGATCGGGCTCGAATTGATGAAATTTTATCTTATATTAAAGAAATAGATATAGGAATATATCAGCAATATGTAAATTAG
- a CDS encoding tetratricopeptide repeat protein, with protein sequence MKPNKIINKSIHYYNSHKYSEVIKLLEKEIFLYKNYYFYHYILGMSYLKMGNLANAQAYLKKAYTLNPTEPDIKQSIAILLVAQGKEDKAIRIWLKMIEENQETKRSELSLETIRKNPIQGTLFFNKKKTYDKLFPEIKIKTGKTLFKSIKILLTAGSLISLILAIFLFINFKEESILQFRSKSKNKKTINNITAYIDDIKINDKEKIENNEGQFVFILTETEIKNSFQKIKNHLKENKDNFARIEINKILNSNASESIKLKAKNLASFISRPDFITFDDYLDLKKIKKTPLIYSNAYVKWEGIVNNIEKKDNIIYFDFYVGYNKNALEGIITTKTTFDIDIDFKDSVEILGQIDYTKNELTLNAITIRTIEKAKN encoded by the coding sequence ATGAAACCTAATAAAATTATTAATAAATCTATTCACTATTATAACTCTCATAAATATTCAGAAGTAATCAAGCTTTTAGAAAAGGAAATTTTCTTATACAAAAATTACTATTTTTATCATTACATTTTAGGAATGTCTTACCTTAAAATGGGCAATTTAGCAAACGCTCAAGCATATCTAAAGAAGGCATATACATTAAATCCAACAGAACCAGATATTAAACAATCAATTGCAATACTATTAGTAGCTCAAGGCAAAGAAGATAAGGCAATAAGGATATGGCTTAAAATGATAGAAGAAAATCAAGAGACAAAACGGTCAGAGCTCTCCTTAGAAACCATTAGAAAGAATCCAATCCAAGGTACATTATTTTTTAACAAAAAAAAAACATATGACAAACTTTTTCCAGAAATAAAAATAAAAACAGGGAAAACCCTATTTAAATCAATAAAAATATTATTAACAGCAGGGAGCCTTATTTCTTTAATTTTAGCAATATTTTTATTTATAAATTTTAAAGAAGAAAGCATATTGCAATTTAGATCAAAATCAAAAAATAAAAAAACTATTAACAATATAACAGCATATATCGATGATATTAAAATAAATGATAAAGAAAAGATAGAAAACAACGAAGGACAATTTGTATTCATACTAACTGAAACTGAAATTAAAAATTCATTTCAAAAAATAAAAAATCACCTAAAAGAAAATAAAGACAATTTTGCAAGAATTGAAATAAACAAAATACTAAACTCAAATGCATCAGAATCAATTAAACTAAAAGCCAAAAATCTTGCTAGCTTTATCTCAAGACCAGATTTTATTACTTTTGACGATTATTTGGATTTAAAAAAAATTAAAAAAACTCCGTTAATTTATTCAAATGCATATGTAAAATGGGAAGGAATTGTAAACAATATTGAAAAAAAAGATAATATAATTTATTTTGACTTTTATGTAGGGTATAATAAAAATGCTCTTGAAGGTATTATTACAACAAAAACAACTTTTGATATTGATATTGATTTTAAAGACTCAGTTGAAATTCTTGGACAGATAGACTATACCAAAAATGAGCTCACTTTAAATGCAATTACTATTCGCACTATAGAGAAAGCAAAAAACTAG
- the hisS gene encoding histidine--tRNA ligase, which translates to MDVRTLKGFKDYMPKEALIRTHVIKQIYSVLMSYNFDLIDTPVLEYSELLFKKGGDEVEKQTYRFKDNGDRDVSMRFDLTVPFARFITTNRAKIKFPFKRFQIGKVFRGENTQKGRYREFMQFDFDIVGENTFQSDSEILSIVYCGLEEIFLNFIEGIDRKFIIHFSHIGILNSYIYKLGLRDKSIFILRNVDKLDKIGIENVKKNLLAELSEEHVNLILGFINLKGTFWDKLEALKGILGYNDDIKRIENIFVHLSSLGIQDSFNFNLKIVRGLDYYTGLVFEAEMLGINMGSICSGGRYDNLISSFSSSLQKVSGVGGSFGIDRIKDIIENERFNYIKLFVTKASSRVLIVNIESSLENYYYKLADRFRRHDYSKVNNIACEVYPKSKEGKNIKEQIEYALNKDIRFLVFIGQEEYREDKMRIRDLTKKEELLLSFSEAIKIIKGNDKFLYTPF; encoded by the coding sequence GTGGATGTTAGGACTTTGAAAGGTTTTAAGGATTATATGCCAAAGGAAGCTTTAATACGTACTCATGTAATAAAGCAAATATATAGTGTTCTTATGTCATATAATTTTGATTTAATAGACACCCCTGTTCTTGAATATTCTGAGTTACTTTTTAAAAAAGGTGGAGATGAAGTAGAAAAACAGACATATAGATTTAAAGATAATGGAGATAGAGATGTTTCTATGCGTTTTGACTTAACGGTGCCTTTTGCAAGATTTATTACTACCAATAGGGCTAAGATTAAATTTCCTTTTAAAAGATTTCAGATAGGAAAAGTATTTAGAGGTGAAAATACTCAGAAGGGCAGATATAGGGAATTTATGCAATTTGATTTTGATATAGTAGGTGAGAATACTTTTCAGAGTGATTCTGAAATTTTATCTATTGTTTATTGTGGGCTGGAAGAGATTTTTTTAAATTTTATAGAAGGTATTGATAGAAAGTTTATTATACATTTTTCTCATATTGGAATATTGAATTCTTATATTTATAAGTTAGGATTAAGAGATAAAAGTATCTTTATTTTAAGAAATGTGGATAAATTGGATAAAATTGGAATAGAAAACGTTAAGAAAAATTTACTTGCAGAGCTAAGTGAAGAACATGTTAATTTAATATTAGGATTTATAAATTTGAAAGGAACCTTTTGGGACAAATTAGAGGCTTTGAAAGGTATTTTAGGATATAATGATGATATTAAAAGAATTGAGAATATTTTTGTACATCTTAGTTCGTTAGGAATTCAAGATTCTTTTAATTTTAATCTCAAAATAGTACGTGGACTTGATTATTATACTGGACTTGTATTTGAAGCTGAGATGCTGGGGATTAATATGGGAAGTATTTGTAGTGGTGGAAGATATGATAATTTAATTTCATCATTTTCTAGTTCTTTACAAAAGGTGTCGGGTGTTGGAGGTTCTTTTGGTATTGACAGAATTAAAGATATAATTGAAAATGAGAGATTTAATTATATCAAATTATTTGTTACTAAAGCTAGCTCTAGAGTATTAATTGTTAATATAGAGAGTAGTTTAGAGAATTATTATTATAAGCTAGCGGATAGATTTAGAAGGCATGATTATTCTAAGGTAAATAATATTGCCTGTGAGGTATATCCAAAGAGTAAAGAAGGTAAAAATATTAAGGAGCAGATTGAATATGCTCTTAATAAGGATATAAGGTTTTTAGTTTTTATTGGCCAAGAAGAATATAGAGAAGATAAGATGAGAATTAGAGATTTGACTAAAAAAGAGGAGTTATTGCTGTCTTTCAGTGAGGCTATAAAAATTATTAAGGGGAATGATAAATTTTTATACACACCTTTTTAA
- a CDS encoding penicillin-binding protein — MSKNSTSKLRLNIVLIIFLIITILPIYKYFILMSLKNTIYFSQNINNSSKRGNIYDRNGKVIAFSSKSYSVGADINKIKDIVNMSETLGAILKIEPNVLKKELSEKKGFMYIKRKVAREESDLIKRIQSEGRLKEVTLYPDYKRIYPFRELTSNITGFVGTDNIGLNGLELSLNSTLNEDLTRQHSINEHLSISNIYLTIDIDLQRSINQIAKKYFKENNPESMIAMVMDAQNGDILSMLQFPQYDANCYSKYPRNIWNNFASSLTYEPGSINKIFTVAIILDSGKLKLNEKFLDNGIYQKKFKSGEVITIKTLNPPYDYIDSSGILIHSSNVGIAHITDKVSNEYFYRKLIEFGFGEKVGFPFPGETKGLLKHYSKWSGRSKPTIGFGQEIGVSAIQILQAASTLSNNGIMIKPKIIKKISNEMEDTIKEFQKEEKRKVISAHTAKEVLKMMREVVNKGGIPKLKIKNLSISAKSGTSQVIDQTTGKYSEEDYTSSILVIYPTEKPQYIIYIVYRYPKKIIYGTRIAAPMAKEIIELIEYRNNKDKYNKIKSPSKISLPRHIIKYEKTEYLPNLIGISKRDLMKILKNYTNIKIKIQGNGFVYKQSHPPNTKIEDIDNLEISLK, encoded by the coding sequence ATGTCTAAAAACTCAACTAGCAAATTAAGATTAAATATAGTTCTTATAATCTTCTTAATAATAACAATACTACCCATTTATAAATACTTTATCCTAATGTCTTTAAAAAACACTATTTATTTCTCTCAAAATATAAACAATTCTTCAAAAAGAGGAAATATTTATGATAGAAATGGAAAAGTAATAGCATTTTCATCAAAATCATACTCAGTAGGAGCGGACATAAATAAAATAAAAGATATTGTAAATATGTCAGAAACTCTTGGTGCAATTCTTAAAATTGAACCTAATGTACTTAAAAAAGAATTATCCGAAAAAAAAGGATTTATGTACATAAAAAGAAAAGTAGCAAGAGAAGAATCCGATTTAATTAAAAGAATTCAATCAGAAGGAAGATTAAAAGAAGTCACCCTTTATCCAGACTACAAAAGAATTTATCCTTTCCGAGAACTAACAAGTAATATTACAGGATTTGTAGGAACTGACAACATTGGACTTAATGGGCTTGAATTATCTCTAAATAGCACACTAAATGAAGATCTCACTAGACAACACTCCATAAATGAACATTTAAGTATAAGCAACATATATCTGACAATAGACATAGATTTACAAAGAAGCATAAATCAAATAGCTAAAAAATATTTTAAGGAAAACAACCCTGAAAGTATGATTGCTATGGTAATGGACGCTCAAAATGGAGATATTCTCTCTATGCTTCAATTTCCACAATATGATGCCAATTGTTATTCAAAATATCCTAGAAATATATGGAATAATTTTGCTTCTTCTTTAACTTATGAACCTGGAAGTATTAATAAAATTTTTACAGTTGCAATTATATTAGATAGTGGGAAACTAAAATTAAATGAAAAATTTTTAGATAATGGCATATATCAAAAAAAATTTAAATCAGGGGAAGTGATTACAATAAAAACATTAAATCCTCCCTATGATTACATTGATTCTAGCGGAATTTTAATTCATTCTTCAAATGTAGGAATAGCCCATATTACAGATAAAGTAAGTAATGAATATTTTTATAGAAAGCTTATTGAGTTTGGATTTGGAGAAAAAGTTGGATTTCCTTTTCCTGGGGAAACAAAAGGACTTTTAAAACATTACTCAAAATGGTCAGGAAGAAGTAAGCCTACAATCGGATTTGGGCAAGAAATAGGAGTATCAGCTATTCAAATCCTGCAAGCTGCTAGTACACTAAGCAATAATGGAATTATGATAAAACCCAAAATCATAAAAAAAATCAGCAACGAAATGGAAGACACAATTAAAGAATTTCAAAAAGAAGAAAAGAGAAAAGTAATCTCTGCTCATACAGCAAAAGAAGTTTTAAAAATGATGAGAGAAGTCGTAAATAAAGGCGGGATACCAAAACTTAAGATAAAAAATCTAAGCATCTCAGCAAAAAGTGGAACTTCACAAGTCATTGATCAAACCACAGGAAAATATTCAGAAGAAGATTATACATCTTCAATATTAGTAATATATCCAACAGAAAAACCACAATATATCATATATATTGTATATAGATATCCTAAAAAGATAATATATGGAACAAGGATTGCTGCTCCAATGGCCAAAGAAATAATAGAATTAATTGAATATCGCAATAACAAAGATAAATACAACAAAATTAAATCTCCCTCAAAAATTAGCTTACCAAGACACATAATAAAGTATGAAAAAACAGAATACTTACCAAACCTTATAGGAATCTCTAAAAGAGATTTAATGAAAATTTTAAAAAATTATACAAATATAAAAATAAAGATACAAGGAAATGGTTTTGTGTACAAACAATCTCACCCTCCTAACACAAAAATAGAAGATATAGATAATCTTGAAATAAGTCTCAAATAA
- a CDS encoding AMP-binding protein — MSIVKTFFEVADRLGGEIAQIYKSNKSYCRVTYKDLKNDVLKFASFLQEMNLSSQDKVFICSENRMEWTVIDFSILSLGAVDVPKGADVTLFEAEVIINSILPNIVIVENLNLLNLIIQVKFKINPIIIVIDDLSDRDRDRFSGFKIYSYKECISIGDKSRRDEDIIKALDSIDINDMATIIYTSGTTGTPKGVMLSHSNFLYQVSSFSNMINTCEGQIFMCILPIWHSFQRSFSYNIFLKGMTCLFSSIVPRNMLDDIKSINPHYIAAVPRLWIAIRQNIYKEVAKKSFLSKLLFKFFVSVACFNDICYRTILGLYPDNGFNLLIPVRKILGILGFIALFPLKIVGNLIIFKKIKKVLGNNFVVGITGGGSMSLSVVRFFNSIGIELANAYGLTEASPGIASNEHRKTILGTCGKILPGTIAEIRDDDGNKLKKPGKGILFVKGPQIMLGYYKDDKSTRQVIGSDGFLNTGDIVKLSKDDVVQVIGREKDTIVLNNGENIEPAPIEVKLEESLLIEKAVVVGQDQKFLGALILPNFEEINKYLESMGQKILDYDNRRQIIANNFVLKAINDEIKKLINKANGFKPFEQILKFTLLEKPFEVGKEVSIKMDVKRNYILNFYRNEIKNLFS; from the coding sequence ATGTCAATAGTAAAAACATTTTTTGAAGTTGCTGATAGGCTAGGAGGTGAAATTGCTCAGATATATAAGAGCAATAAGAGCTATTGTAGGGTTACTTATAAAGATTTAAAAAATGATGTTTTAAAATTTGCGTCATTCTTACAAGAGATGAATTTAAGTAGTCAAGATAAGGTATTTATTTGCTCTGAGAATAGAATGGAATGGACTGTTATAGATTTTTCAATTTTATCTTTAGGAGCTGTAGATGTGCCCAAAGGAGCTGATGTTACTCTTTTTGAAGCTGAGGTGATTATTAATTCTATTCTACCTAATATAGTAATAGTTGAAAATTTGAATCTTCTTAATTTAATTATTCAAGTTAAGTTTAAGATAAATCCTATAATAATTGTTATTGATGATTTATCAGATAGAGATAGAGATAGATTTAGTGGTTTTAAAATCTACTCTTATAAGGAATGTATTTCAATTGGAGATAAATCAAGGAGAGACGAGGATATTATTAAAGCTTTAGATAGTATTGATATTAATGATATGGCAACTATAATATACACTTCTGGTACTACAGGAACTCCTAAAGGAGTGATGCTTTCTCACTCAAATTTCCTTTATCAGGTATCTAGTTTTAGCAATATGATTAATACTTGCGAAGGACAAATATTTATGTGTATTTTACCAATTTGGCATTCATTTCAGAGGTCATTTTCTTATAATATTTTTCTTAAAGGAATGACTTGTTTATTTTCAAGTATTGTGCCTAGGAATATGCTTGATGATATTAAAAGTATTAATCCTCATTATATTGCTGCTGTGCCTAGACTTTGGATTGCAATAAGACAAAATATTTACAAGGAAGTTGCAAAGAAATCATTTTTGTCAAAGTTATTATTTAAGTTTTTTGTTAGTGTAGCTTGTTTTAATGATATATGTTATCGTACAATTTTAGGATTGTATCCTGATAATGGATTTAATTTGTTAATACCTGTGAGAAAAATACTAGGAATATTGGGTTTTATTGCTTTATTCCCTCTTAAAATTGTGGGTAATTTAATTATCTTTAAAAAGATAAAGAAAGTTTTAGGTAATAATTTTGTTGTAGGAATTACTGGCGGTGGTAGTATGTCTTTGTCTGTTGTTAGGTTTTTTAATTCAATTGGGATTGAGCTTGCTAATGCTTATGGATTGACAGAAGCATCTCCTGGTATTGCCTCTAATGAACATAGGAAAACAATACTTGGAACTTGTGGTAAGATATTGCCTGGAACTATTGCTGAGATTAGAGATGATGATGGTAATAAACTTAAAAAACCAGGAAAGGGTATTTTATTTGTTAAGGGACCTCAAATTATGCTTGGATATTATAAAGATGATAAGTCTACAAGACAAGTTATTGGTTCTGATGGTTTTTTAAATACGGGAGATATTGTCAAATTATCGAAGGATGATGTTGTTCAAGTTATTGGAAGAGAAAAAGATACTATTGTTTTAAATAATGGAGAGAATATTGAACCTGCTCCAATTGAGGTTAAGTTAGAAGAGTCTTTATTAATAGAAAAAGCTGTTGTTGTGGGTCAAGATCAAAAATTTTTGGGAGCATTAATTCTTCCTAATTTTGAAGAAATAAATAAATACTTAGAAAGTATGGGACAGAAGATTCTTGATTATGATAATAGACGTCAAATTATTGCTAATAATTTTGTACTTAAGGCTATTAATGACGAGATAAAAAAGCTTATTAATAAAGCTAATGGATTTAAACCTTTTGAACAGATATTAAAATTTACTCTTTTAGAAAAGCCATTTGAGGTAGGTAAAGAAGTATCAATTAAGATGGATGTTAAGCGTAACTATATTTTAAATTTTTACAGGAATGAGATAAAGAATTTATTTTCTTAG